AAGTCGGGTATCAAAAAGCCCGCGATGCCGACAAAGGAAATGTTATCGGAGGGGCAGCCCTGCGGATAAAGCTAAACCCGGTAATCGGTTTCGAAGGTGCTATAAACTACCGTCAGGAAAAATACGCGAATGAAGCCCTGACCGTGCGCAGTTGGCCCATAATGTTGACCGGGCTGATTTATCCCACTTCCATCATATATGGTGCTATCGGTTTTGGCTGGTATAACACAAGTTTTGATTATAACCAAAACTTGTCCGGGTACCAGGATATTGAAGACAAAACCATACAAAAGGTCGGTTGGCATTTTGGTGCGGGCGTGGATTTACCGGTTGGTCCGGCATCTAATTTCACGGCAGACATTCGATATGTTTTTCTGAATTATAATTTTAGCGGAATTCCCGGAAGCGGTGAATTGAACAGTAACTTCTATGTTGTTACTGTTGGATATCTGGTTGCGCTATAGTGGCTTACAGCTCATGCTCGTAAGTTTATGATCAATGCTCACCGTTGATGGTTATATCATCTGAAAGGAACTAAATATGTTTTGGACATTCGTTTTGATTCTTATCTGTCTATGGCTGATCGGTTTTTTAGGCGGCTTTATGACAAGTGGATTTATTCATTTGCTGTTGGTTAGCTCCGTCGTAATGATACTGGCAAAAGTGATGTACCGAAGAAACAAGCTATTATAACCGACAGATTTTTAACAAATCTATGAACATAAACAGTTCAACGCCGGCAACGCCGGTTCGACATGTTCTGATTTGTATGAAGGAGAAATACATGTATATCATGTTAAAGAACTAAATACATGTTATATAACAATTTAAGGAGATAAATATGGTTCAGCTACAAAGATATATCAATACCACTTTCATAGTCGCAATATTTTGCTTCTCGGTGCTTTTTATAGCAATCGCATATGGGCAAGACCCAATTAAAATTCGTCCGCAACAACAGGCACCACTAGCTTTTGTTGGGGAAAACGAGGTGAAAACAGCGCTTTTTCAGGATGCTAAATCAGCAATGGAGGCTGCCAAAAAAGTGCAGGCAAATCATTTGGCGCCAAAAAATTTTGGCGATGGAATGAAGCACTTTAATGCGGCTGAAGTTGATTTTAACAATGGTAAAGATTTGGAAGACATTCGCAACAATCTTGTAAAATCGAATACTTATTTTCAAAAAGCGATAGATGCGACAAAACTCGCTGAAGTTACTTTCCCAAACTCGATGAAAGCAAGGCAAGATGCGCAAATCACTGAATCAGCAAACTACTCACCTGAATTATGGAAAGATGCCGAGAAAAAATTTAAAGAAGCTGCTATTAATCTTGAAGACGGCGACCTGAATAATGCCAAAAAGAAAGCCGATGAAGCCGAAACGTTATACCGTCAGGCCGAACTTGCTGCAATCAAATCAAATTATCTGGAAGGAACAAAAGCGCTTCTCAAGCAGGCAGATGATCTTGATGTGAAAAATCATGCGCCCAAAACATTGCTCATGTCCCAACAATTGGTTAAGCAAGCTGAAAAAGAACTTAATGACAACCGATACGATACCGATGTCGCACGTAGTTTAGCCCGGCAAGCGAATTATCAGGTGAAACATGCCATTTATTTGTCGAATGCCATTCAACAAATGAAGGACAAAGATCAAACCTGGGAAGACCTGATGTTAGCGGCTGAGAAACCGTTGGAACAGATTGCTGAAAGAATAAATCTGGTTGCTGAATTCGATGCCGGTTTGGGAAACACCACCAACGAAATCGTCTCAACTGTTATGCTTTATCAGAACAATTTGGAAACGTTAGATCAAAATGCTGTTTGGTATCAACAGGAAAACGATTTGAAAGAGGCGCGGATTGTTGAATTGGAGTCGCAACTTGGGAATCAGGTGAAGGAAAAATCTGATTTGGCGCTGCAAATTGCCAATCAGGCAAAAACGAGGGAATTATTTACCGGTATGGAAAATTCATTCAATCGGGATGAAGCCAAAGTACTCAGGCAAGGTGATGATATCATTATCCGCTTGTTAGGATTGGATTTTCCTATTGCAAAAGCAACAATTGAACAAAAATCTTTTGCTCTATTAACCAAAGTACGTAATGCCATCAATGCATTCCCGGATAGCAGGATAACTGTTCTGGGCTTCACCGATTCGTACGGTGGTGATGCACAAAATCTGCAATTGTCAAGAGAGCGCGCCGAAGCTGTAAAACAATATCTATTGGCGAATACCAATCCCAATACAGTTCTAATTGATGTAATTGGTTACGGCGAAAGTAAGCCGATCTCCAGTAACGAGACTGCAGTTGGGCGTTCTGAAAATCGTCGTGTTGAAGTGGTTATACATCCTGTGAAGGCAATCGAAGTTTTTTGAGATATTCTTTAATCTGAAATGAATATTCTGCCCCCACAGATAAATGGGCTTCGTTTTAGTTAATATTTAACTGATCGAAGCCCATTGTCACAAAAAACGACAAAAATGAAATTGTACATGCAAAGCCACTTTTTATATCAAATCAACGAAGAGGAGAATTAAAATGGGTGACAAAGGTCAGAAAGATAAAGATAAAAAGCAACGGCAAGAATCCAAAAAAAAGAAAGATTCTGCTAAAAAAGCAAAAGAGAAACAGGAAGATAACCAGAAAGATGCTTCCTGAACCATTGAACAATATCACTTATTATAATGGTTCAGGACATTGCTTCCACTACTCTGTATTAAATATTGTGAAGACCACCGAACCTCGAACCTAACTAAACTTCTGAAAATGAACAGGAGGCTCAGAATGAAAGATTTACTTGAGAATCTGGTAAAGCAAATTGTTGACAAGCCTGAGGATGTTTCAATAAATGTTATAAATGGCCACGGAACAATTGTTTTTGAACTAAGGGTTAATCAATGTGATACGGGGAAGGTTATCGGTCGAAACGGACAGACTGCCAAATCTCTGCGTATTCTTTTGGCCGCTATTGCAGCAAAGCATCATCAACGATCTTATTTGGAAATTTTAGAACCGTTGGCTGAAGAAAAAACACAGCCATATGAAGTACCCGTCAGAAAAAACGCCCGAAAACTGATTTATAAATCTCTCATTAAATCTGAAAGCCGGTGGGCAGATGATGGCGGAAATAATTTGCAAACGTTTCATCTTAACAATAAATATTTTGTTCGAGAAGATGAAATCTAAAAAAATACGGTTTTATCAATCGTATGCTACGCACCAATAGTTCCAGTGTTTTCAATCTTGGTATTGGGCTTCATTGGCTAAATGCCGACTAAATGTCGGCTTGTGAAATATGTTGAAGCTGCGAATAGGAAAAGAGAATAGAAATGACACGACAGAAAATACCTCTCGGAAAAATAATAGGAATCCCCATTGGTTTGGATTTTTCATGGTTTCTTATTTTTGGACTGCTTACCTGGTCACTGGCAACCAGTTACTATCCAACAGAGTTTGCCGGATGGTCAGAATTGATGTATTGGATTATGGGTGCTATTACAGCAATAATGCTTTTTGTAAGTGTGTTACTTCATGAGTTGGGGCATTCTGTAGTTGCATTGCAATATAAGATACCAGTGCGCAGTATTACGCTATTTATTTTTGGTGGTGTTGCACATATCGAATCAGAGCCGCCAAGTGCCACTGCCGAATTTCGCATTGCCATTGCGGGACCACTGGTGAGCTTTGTTTTGGCTGTGATCTTCTATTTCCTGAAACCCGTTGTCGCAGGTACAGAACCTTTGTTCGGTTTGTTTAAATATCTGGCATTTATCAATTTTGCATTGGTCGTTTTTAATTTGATTCCCGGTTACCCTTTGGATGGCGGTCGAGTATTTCGTGCATTTGTCTGGCATGTTACGAAAAGCATGCGTCGTGCAACAATTATCGCGGCGAATGTCGGTAGAGCTTTTGGATTTATTTTTATCTTTTTTGGGGTATGGCAAATGTTTTCCGGCGACTTAGGCAGTGGGATTTGGATTGCTTTTATTGGTTGGTTCCTGGATCATGCTGCTGCGGCACAGATACACCAGATCACTTTTCAGAATCAGCTATCCGGGTATACCGTTGCTCAGGCGATGAACAGTCATTGTGCTGCAATTTCAGAAAAATTGACGCTCCAGCAGTTAGTAGAGGATCATATCCTTGGTAGTGCTCAACGATGTTTTCTTGTTAACCGGGAAGAAAAACCTGTTGGTATGATGACCTTACATCGTATAAAAGAAGTACCGCGAGCAGAATGGCCGATCACGCATGCCAGCCAGGTAATGCTACCTTTGGAACAGCTTAAACGTACAACCCCGGAAACGGAACTATGGGCTGCACTTAAACAGATGGATCGTGATGGTGTCAATCAGTTACCTGTCATGCAGGAAAACCAGGTCGTCGGTATGTTGAGCCGAGATGATGTCATTACTTTTTTACGTACAGTGCAGGAGTTGGGTATCTAAACAGATAAAAAAAGTCGATTCGTAACATCAGAGGCTGGTAAAATTGTTTTTAAAAGAAACAATTTTCAATAACTCTAAATGGAAAGGGAATACAAATGGATCAATCACTCGAAACATTAATCAAAGATTTGAATTGCAACGACGGTGTCCAGCGGAAAAATGCACGAGAGGCTATTGTCAAAACCGGAAAACCGGCTGTTCCATACTTGGTTAAAATATTATCTGATTCAAACGACCGCGTGCGATGGGAAGCCTGTAAAGCACTTGGGAGTATTAAAGACCCTGTCGCTGCAATTCCGTTAACTAAAGCACTGGGAGATAAAGTTTCAGAAGTCCGTTGGCTGGCTGCCGAAGCGCTGATTACAATCGATTCAGCAGCAATTGTTCCTGTTCTGGAAGCCCTGATTTCGCAAATTGATTCCCATGATTTGCGACAAGGTGCCCATCACGTTTTGAACGCTTTGGCAAAAAAAGATTTGTTAGATAAAGCAACTATTGATGTGTTGGATAAATTAAGTAATACAGAGCCGAATTCTTCAGTTTATCTGGCAACCCAAACAGCACTAAATGCCATTAAAAAAACGAAGAAATAGTTCTCAAATTGCACAGAATGGGAACAATTATCGGTTAAGCCAATAATTTTTGAAGATTGTCCATAGCGTCTGATATTTTGAAACTCAAAATCGAATCCCAGTTTAATAAAGAAACAATAGTACTGGTCCTTTCCATTTTTTAGTACCACGAACCCCCACCTTTTTTACCGAAAAAGGTCTATCATTTTATTAGTACCAATCTTAGTCCATAATTGAACCTTTCGGTCTATTGTATCCATGTACAGAATGTTCCATATTTATACTATTCACATAATCAAGGTATGTCCAATGGACACAACAAATAAAACAGTCTTAGTAACCATTGTTCTAGTCGCTATCGGGCTTATGCTTGTCTTCGGTGACGGGACAATGATTGGTAGAATGATAGACGGTGGGATGTTTGAAAACCGGCTGAGTTTGATGAATACATGGTTGTGGACACCAGCCCTTTTTACACTTGGTCTGGGTGTTATTATCGGGTGGGTTTTATTTAAAAAAAAGGTGTGATATTGCCGTAT
The window above is part of the Calditrichia bacterium genome. Proteins encoded here:
- a CDS encoding KH domain-containing protein, which encodes MKDLLENLVKQIVDKPEDVSINVINGHGTIVFELRVNQCDTGKVIGRNGQTAKSLRILLAAIAAKHHQRSYLEILEPLAEEKTQPYEVPVRKNARKLIYKSLIKSESRWADDGGNNLQTFHLNNKYFVREDEI
- a CDS encoding lmo0937 family membrane protein, whose amino-acid sequence is MFWTFVLILICLWLIGFLGGFMTSGFIHLLLVSSVVMILAKVMYRRNKLL
- a CDS encoding HEAT repeat domain-containing protein, which gives rise to MDQSLETLIKDLNCNDGVQRKNAREAIVKTGKPAVPYLVKILSDSNDRVRWEACKALGSIKDPVAAIPLTKALGDKVSEVRWLAAEALITIDSAAIVPVLEALISQIDSHDLRQGAHHVLNALAKKDLLDKATIDVLDKLSNTEPNSSVYLATQTALNAIKKTKK
- a CDS encoding site-2 protease family protein → MTRQKIPLGKIIGIPIGLDFSWFLIFGLLTWSLATSYYPTEFAGWSELMYWIMGAITAIMLFVSVLLHELGHSVVALQYKIPVRSITLFIFGGVAHIESEPPSATAEFRIAIAGPLVSFVLAVIFYFLKPVVAGTEPLFGLFKYLAFINFALVVFNLIPGYPLDGGRVFRAFVWHVTKSMRRATIIAANVGRAFGFIFIFFGVWQMFSGDLGSGIWIAFIGWFLDHAAAAQIHQITFQNQLSGYTVAQAMNSHCAAISEKLTLQQLVEDHILGSAQRCFLVNREEKPVGMMTLHRIKEVPRAEWPITHASQVMLPLEQLKRTTPETELWAALKQMDRDGVNQLPVMQENQVVGMLSRDDVITFLRTVQELGI
- a CDS encoding outer membrane beta-barrel protein, with translation MFKRTLFSLSLAMLIFGQMYAQGASFGPQVGYQKARDADKGNVIGGAALRIKLNPVIGFEGAINYRQEKYANEALTVRSWPIMLTGLIYPTSIIYGAIGFGWYNTSFDYNQNLSGYQDIEDKTIQKVGWHFGAGVDLPVGPASNFTADIRYVFLNYNFSGIPGSGELNSNFYVVTVGYLVAL
- a CDS encoding OmpA family protein; this encodes MVQLQRYINTTFIVAIFCFSVLFIAIAYGQDPIKIRPQQQAPLAFVGENEVKTALFQDAKSAMEAAKKVQANHLAPKNFGDGMKHFNAAEVDFNNGKDLEDIRNNLVKSNTYFQKAIDATKLAEVTFPNSMKARQDAQITESANYSPELWKDAEKKFKEAAINLEDGDLNNAKKKADEAETLYRQAELAAIKSNYLEGTKALLKQADDLDVKNHAPKTLLMSQQLVKQAEKELNDNRYDTDVARSLARQANYQVKHAIYLSNAIQQMKDKDQTWEDLMLAAEKPLEQIAERINLVAEFDAGLGNTTNEIVSTVMLYQNNLETLDQNAVWYQQENDLKEARIVELESQLGNQVKEKSDLALQIANQAKTRELFTGMENSFNRDEAKVLRQGDDIIIRLLGLDFPIAKATIEQKSFALLTKVRNAINAFPDSRITVLGFTDSYGGDAQNLQLSRERAEAVKQYLLANTNPNTVLIDVIGYGESKPISSNETAVGRSENRRVEVVIHPVKAIEVF